From a single Euzebyales bacterium genomic region:
- a CDS encoding GntR family transcriptional regulator, translating into MERTPLMAGAEPLWEQVLNDIKRRLASGEIRDRFPTDRELVETYGVSRHTVREAVRRLHALGVIERERGRGSIVRHTAFVQPLGTLYSLFREIEARGVTQRSTVLSFEACPDPVAAARFGLPADTAIVHLERVRRAGDQPLALDTAWLHPEVGLSVLGADMTHTALYDEIERRAGVRITGGEETISARIPDAQLRDVLELEEDEALLRIDRTGEADGRVVECRVTLVRASLFALVMRWPSYGAVTSRFSPDGDGGGGLSAPPAEDGDSPGTMA; encoded by the coding sequence ATGGAGAGGACCCCGCTGATGGCCGGCGCCGAACCGCTGTGGGAGCAGGTGCTCAACGACATCAAGCGCAGGCTGGCGTCCGGTGAGATCCGCGACCGGTTCCCGACGGACCGCGAGCTGGTCGAGACGTACGGCGTCAGCCGGCACACCGTGCGCGAAGCCGTCCGCCGCCTCCACGCCCTGGGTGTGATCGAACGCGAGCGCGGACGCGGCAGCATCGTCCGCCACACCGCGTTCGTCCAACCGCTGGGCACCCTCTACAGCCTGTTCCGCGAGATCGAGGCGCGAGGGGTCACCCAGCGGAGCACGGTCCTGTCCTTCGAAGCCTGCCCGGACCCCGTCGCCGCGGCCAGGTTCGGCCTGCCCGCCGACACCGCCATCGTCCACCTCGAACGCGTCCGGCGTGCAGGCGACCAGCCGCTGGCGCTCGACACCGCCTGGCTGCACCCCGAGGTCGGCCTGTCCGTCCTGGGCGCCGACATGACCCACACGGCCCTGTACGACGAGATAGAACGGCGCGCCGGCGTGCGGATCACCGGCGGCGAGGAGACCATCAGCGCGCGCATCCCCGACGCGCAACTGCGCGACGTGCTCGAACTCGAGGAGGACGAGGCGCTGTTGCGCATCGACCGGACCGGCGAGGCCGACGGGCGGGTCGTCGAGTGCCGCGTCACCCTGGTCCGGGCGTCGCTGTTCGCACTCGTCATGCGCTGGCCGAGCTACGGCGCGGTGACCTCGCGGTTCTCACCGGACGGCGACGGCGGCGGCGGGCTGTCCGCACCGCCCGCCGAGGACGGCGACAGCCCAGGCACCATGGCCTGA